The DNA region CTAATACACCAGCTGGAGTATACAGAAGCCCTTCGGTCATTTTGCTGCATGTGATTTGGCTTTACATAGTTCAGGTAGCACCAACTGACATTAGTGGTTGTGTGTAGAGTTGGAAATGCTGGGACCTTTTTAGCCTCTGCTTCCTCATGGGAGCCTGTTGCATGGATTGGTGTTGTACCAGATGAAGCAGAAACAAGCAAACCTTTATCATCCTTTTCTTCTTTAATGCCAGTATCTTCTTTTATGTGTTCTTCCTGTAAGTGCGATTGACCCAGAGTAATTGGAACTAACTGAATTTTGGGTCCTTCTTGCACTGTTAATGGTTCAAGAATAGTGGGGGTTGTTGGTGTTAGCAACTCTGATCTGTTTTGTGGTGTGAAAATGAGAGCAGTTATGTTTGGTGATCTGCTATGATCCAGCACTGACTGTGGCTTGTAAACTCTGTCATCTGGATCATCTTCTTCTTTCACTCTTTTCTGCTGTTGTGTCTCCATTGTGAGTTCCAAGCTTCCAGCAGGGGATAACATACGCTTACTGCCCCCAACAGATGATGAACTTCCATCAAAGCCCAAGACACTCTCAACAGAAGTAAGTGGAATGTAGCTGCTTGGGTTGGTTTTTGGAAATGGCACATATAAGGAAGGTATTTCACTCACTATGCTATTGTCTTTTGGCAAGATACTAGGCAGGTCAAAGCCATGAATACCCTTGGATCGCACATCACTGATTTTATGTATGACAAGGGATGATGGATTGCAGGGTGGTGGTGTAACAAGCATATGAGACAATGTGGTGTACATAGCATTACCATATGAAGGCATATGTGTCTGTATTCTGACTGGAACAACTAATGATACAACAGGTTCTGCATGTGAAAGAGCCACTTGGGCAGAAGGTTCCAAACCCACAGGGCTGTGGGATGGGGGGTGGATGctctcagaaaaataatctttggaAGGTGGAAGGGTGGCTACACATAAAGGAGGGGAGAACTCTGGCTTAATTTGTGGATAATGGCAACCAACCTGTGCAGACACTGGAAGACCAAATTGTGGTTGTATAGGCATAAAGAATGTGTGGGGCAATGATGAGGATGCTGAGTAAGGTATGTGTAGAAATGGAGAGTGAGGTCTAAAAGGAATGTCCAGAGTATGAGAGGTTAAATGCTGGGGTATTTGAAGATGGTCGGGGTGCAATAGCACTTTCTGTAAAGGAATTGGTGGATTATGAAATACAGAATTTGAAATTGGTTGTAGAGAAAATGGAGCAGATATATTGCTCATAATTTGAGAGGGTAACCGTTCTGAAACATGCTGAGGCACATGCAGTAATGGTTGTATTGGAAATATTGATAATTGTTGTGATAAATAGCTCTTTTCTGTTTGATCAGAATGAACAGGTCTTTGATTTTGCGGTGTTTGGGATGGAGAACTTTTCTGCTCTTCAGTGGAAATTCTAGAAGATTGTTCATGAGAACCCATGTCTAGTACTTGACTTGAAGTAGATGGTTTATCCAATTCTTTCCAATCATGTGGTGATAGTTCAGGTTCAAGTTCAACATGTCTGCATAGAGAAGTTTGTCGAAGTGAGAAGCACTTCCTTCGCTCCTGAGCTGTTGGCATTGATGTTGAAGATGTTAAATTGCCATAATCAAATGATTTGCTTCGATTTTCTGAAACCTGTGGTGTGTGAGAAATATTTGGTGTCTGCTCAGATGCAGATCTCCTCATTTCTCTCATATGGTGATGGTGCGAAGGGACAGTGAGCATGTGATGGCCAAGTGTCTTAGTGCTACCCTCTGATAACAGACCCAATACTTCAGATTTAGAACCCTCCTCTCTATCAAATGAGACAGAATGACTGGAGGCATGTGAAAGACTGCTGTCCTGACTTGGACTACGGGTAAGGGACATTGATTCAAAGATGGAATCTCCAGAAGACTGTGCCATTTCTGCTAAGCGTAACCTCTTCTTTTTTGGTGGGAGCTTTTCAGCAGGGAGCTGTGCAAGTGTTTCACTCCTTTGTGGCCAATGGAACTCTTCTACTTTCTCCTGTTCTTTTGGAGGATCTTCAATGTCCACCTCTGGCTTATCTAGTTCTTCAGTGACTAAAATTTCTGGTACCTTAATGTTGTGCTGACGGACTAACTTAGGTTGTAAAGGATGAGATGACTGAGGGTGCGGCCTTACAGAAATTCGTGCTGGAGTCAAATCTTCCTCATCAAGACTACTCTTCTTTTCAATAGACTCAGATTTTTCAAATGAGCTAGTATGCTGGATAACAGAAATTTCCTTAGAGATCACAGTCTTTTCTTTACTGTCTACATCTGACAAGGATATAGATTCACTTCGAACACCAAACTGCTTAGTGGCATCAGTACACAAAGTCATGGATGTACTGGAAGTGGCAAAGTGCGATTCTAGTGCTGTGGCAGATGTTGGATACTCAGACCAATCAGCCACTTGGGGCTCTTCATCATCTCCGAGACTCTTGACTTTCCGTCGTTTTCGCAAGGTCGATAACTCCAGACTTGGTCCTAACTTGTAACTAAGCACTTGATGCAACTCTTCCTGTTCTGAAAGTTCTTTTCTAATTTCTACAGAACTTTGAGAGCTCAAAGATGGAGGTGTTAAAATATGTAGTTCCGAGCAGTAGTATTTCTTGTGAGTTTCATAGTTACCCCTTTTCTTGTATAGAGCACCACAAATGTTACATTCATAGTTTAAACCCTTTACCCTACCCCCTTTTTTTGACTTTTTAGGAACTTCACTTTCTTTCTCTAACATATCTTCAGATGTGTTCAAAGATGTGTCTTTCCCTGTTAAACTATCTTCTAAAGTGTAGTCCATTCCTATAGGTAGCTCTATTGCTGGTTGTCTCTTAAGCAGGCGTGGGTGTGAAGAGATCACATGAGTGTGGCTCAAAGCTTCTGAATCCACAATTTGATCATCAAATGAATAACTAGCTCTAAATGGATGTGGGGAACTTGCAGTGGATGCTGAGGAAGGCATTGAGTGGCTTCGAAGAAGAGGCACTGTGTCTGTGGAACTGTGGGATTGCAGAAGGGAAGAGAATGAATGTTCTGCTTTCGTCTTTTCAGAAAAGGACTTGGTATCTTGTTGGCAAATGAAGCCTGGGGATTTAGCATCAAATTGGAAAGAATCTCGATACAAAGTTCCTTTAGGAGACTCAATGCTGCTTCTTCTAGACAATGAACTTCTCCTTGGTTTAACACTGTCAATCTCACTAGTATCTACTACAGCCTCGTTAATTGTAATGAGTTTGGTAATATGCTCAATTACCTGTGTCCTAGGTACAGACATTGATGACATAGTAGTTTTTTCCTCTGCAGCACCTAAAAGAGGAGGACTGGCTAGCATTGCGGTTCTTTGCCCAATCCTTCCACATTTACCGAGAATAATTTCAGCATATGACTTCGCATTAGTATTGGGAGGACTTATTTGCTGCTCTGCACTCTCAGAGCGTGAAAAATAACCTGATTCAGTACTTCCTTTACTCCCTGGACTGAGAAATGTCTGCTCCTCACTAGCTTTTTTTCTTTCACTTAACCTAAGTGCCAGCTTCTGCTTTATACTGTGAGTATCTTCTGATTTTTGGATGAATTCAGATGAAGGTTCAGTAAATGTTAGACTCTCTGCAGATGTTTGAGATATGTGTTGTTGGGACAAAGAAAAAAGATCATGGGCTGCACCTTGGTATCTTGACACAACTTTGGTAGCACATGTTGACAAGTGATGCTTTTGTTGTGGAGACAATTCCACTAAGTTTGACATTGTGCTTGTCTCATCCTCAGAGTCTGTGCTTTCTCCTTCTGATGGATCATCAATTTCTTCTCCAAGCCTTTCTATCTCAAGGTTGGATGGATAAGTCTCTACACTAATTTCTGATGCAAGCCCTGCTTTGATCCGGTGTGCATGAGACTTCCTATGCTTATACAGATTGctttttgtcttaaatgaaaacccACAAGGGACACAGGGATATGGCCGCTCCCCAGTATGAGATCTGATATGCTTTTGTAAAACACTCGGCTTGGCACACGGTCGGCTGCAATATTGGCAAATATATTTGCCTGGCTTTTGAGGTTTCTTCTTTTTAGGAGGCTCATCCGCTTGCTTTATAGAAACCTGATTTGGCCGCTGGATGTAAGCTTTATGAGTAGGCTCTTCTAATGGACGGCTATGCCTGGGATGTGATGCAGATGAAGAGAAAGACCTGGACGGACCTGACTGTATTGGATCTACCATTTGACATAATTGGCTCTCTTGACCATGCTCTGTATCCACACGAGGAGCCATAAAAGCTGGTGAAGCAGGTTGTGATTTTGGAACGTGAAGCTGCCCGAGTAATGGAACGTTTGGTTTACAAGATCTCCCCACTCTCCTAGGTGGACCTTCTCTTGCTATCTTAAGGGAACCTGTGAAAGGTCGTGGGTGTGGTAGCTCTTCTTGACCACCAACTTTATAGTCTTCTGCTGAAGATACTGTGCCTTGCACCTCGTTTCCTTTGTTTGGCCTTTTCCTTACACCTTCCTCCAACTTCCTTGTGCTCTTCTGGCCTTTCTCtggctccatcacctacaccagagGCTCCAAATCTTATTTTCACAAAGTTCTTTGGTGCAGTATTTACTAACCATGATAAAATAAGAAAATAATCTGCATTGCACCTCTGACAAAAAAAAACCTGGTCAAAAAAACACTGGCTTAATCCATTTGGTCATAAAGTTCCTACCTTTAGCACAAGATTTAGTTTCCAAAATCAACATTTGTTATCCATATCAAGCCACTTAAATGAAAGTATAATCTGCAAAAATAGTACACATATTGTTCCAGTTTTCTCCATAAAAAATGGGGCTCTTATCATTGTCAGTCATGTCTTGTATTCCACCAGGGAAGACTTGCTTGGTTAATTTAAAACTAGTTTTCTGGCGTCTTGTAGGAAAGTTGATGGTTGTACCACAGATCTgtacaagaaaaaaatatattcaacATTAGGAAAACAAAGTAAAAGATAAACGGACACTTTCAAGACTTCATCAAATTAAgacattaaaagggaatctgtcagcagaatttgaCCTCCCAAACTATTAATATGTGCATAtagatctccttctttactcccctcttatctcctcttcccacaatcgtatacaagatttctctcacgtatcacccctgctctggaaccctctaccacaacacatcagactctcgcctaccatcgaaaccttcaaacagagcatgaagacccacctcttccgacaagcctaccacctgcagtaaccaccgatcgaccaaaccgctgcatgaccagctctatcctcacctactgtattctcacgcatcccttgtagattgtgagccttcgcgggcagggtcctctctcctcctgtaccagttatgacttgtattgtttaagaatattgtacttgtttttattatgcatacccctcctcacatgtaaagcgccatggaataaatggtgctataacaataaataataataataataataatatagctctTTCAAAGTTATGTCCAGCAATAACTTTACCTAGACAGTCCATTCCTCTATTATTtaaaaatcagtgtttgaattgagaagcaaatgaggctgtagatctgaagcctctgtcacttcagCTCTATTCCCTAAAAAGCACTGCCCCCTTCTGCTTAATTGATGGCTTCTCTGCccaaagtcacacagcatagaggctttcAGTCAAGCAGAATATGGTGACGCTCGGTGGGGAATAGAGctagagtgacagaggcttcagatctacagtttCATATGCTTATCAATTcaaagctgatttctcagtaacagaggaatggaTTGGCCACACAAAGGTATAGCTGGTGTTGTCTTTGAAGGAGCTACATGTGAATATAAGTAGATTGGGTggtgtaatgtataagaattagatctgtctctttaagaaagtgaaggcgggagttgagtttagtttcagtttctgttatagcctgaggagaagatgttatgctgtgtgctggaggagaagaggagaagaataaaatacagttaaagcttactctctcttaaattccttacaccgtgtggatgctACAACTGGTGACGAGGATGGGATTGAATCACCTGCTgctgtgagtactgacccctgctttactgCTTCACATGCCAGCaccactgagagactccatcatggctgaatacttgcacacattcccacagtttgatatgactgatgttactaatctctctcataactggagaaaatggttaaatcggtttgagaatttcctggaagcaatagatataaaGGATGATAAAAGAAAGTGAGCCGTGTTCCTGCATTGTGCGGGCACAGAagtctatgacatatacagcacattgccagcagcagagacagacacgtacagcaactgctccaaagctctcactgactacttcaaccctaaacaaaacatcagatatgaaagatacaagttcaggattgctaaacagcttccagaagaatccatagacacctatgtcacccggctaaaagaacttgcacatgggtgtgcatttactgacgtagatgatgaaatcctaactcaagtaattgtcacctgctcgtctaataacataaggcgtaaagctctgcagcaggatctctctctgcatgatttactcaagatggcccgtgctatagagatagcagatcatcaggcaactgcaatggagaatggggataatttacatgtgcataatctcaaacataacagtgcacaaggcaagcaaTCCCCGCAACAGAAGAAATGTTGTAGATGTGGAAAAGATTTCCCAcaccacatgaacaaatgtccagctataggacaaacttgcactaaatgtggaaaagggaaccattttgcagttgtctgcaaatcagcacccaaaaagtctcctctgccaatgacaaagccaGCAAATATAAAAATGGTTAATCAGGATgtagaagaaatgtctgtggctgagaactatgtgttcacaacttctgtcactggctcagtgcagtctccatgtattacactcaccatctgcaacacggatatcacctttacaatagatacaggagcttcagtggatatcatagacagcaatgcttatgaacagttgaaaacaaagccagtcttacagcaagtgcatactaaaatctttccatatggatctaaaacacctctagttacaatgggacaatttgatgctgaacttagctataaagaaaataggcagaaaaccacttttctcacattacaaggatcaggaggctgtcttctcagctatcacactgccttgaagctaggactcatccagattgttcataccataaccgaccctgcggacatggatgtacaagccatggtgaacagttttccctccctatttagtggattaggaaaattaaaggactctcaagtgcatcttcatgtggatgacagtgttcgtccagtagcccaggctcacaggcgtattccatttcacctgagaaagaaggtagaaaaggaacttcaattactcatggatgatgatgtcatagaaactgtttctggtcccactccgtgggtctctccacttgtggtagttccaaaaccaaagactccagagcaggtgagactgtgtgttgacatgcacctgcccaacactgctattcaaagggaaagacacatctcacccataattgatgacattattcatttattaaatggagcaaccgttttttcaaagctcgacctcaataagggctatcatcaactagaattgagtccagaatccagatacttaacaacattttccacTCATGCgggtctcagaagatacaaaagattgacgtttggggtctgctcagcagcggaaatttttcaagatacgataaggagcgtcattcaacatattccaaatgcctttaattacagtgatgacatactggtttttgggaaaactcaagctgagCATAATTgtgctctatatgctatctttgaatgtctgctctTTGCTGGACTCAcattaaacaaagaaaaatgcgactttgataaaaattcatttgagttctatggtcacattttctcggcggatggagtacgacctgatcccaagaaagtggaatccatcagagcagcttcaattccacaggatgccagtgaagtgcgctcttttcttggaatggcaagctactgtgctagatatattccaaattttttgacaatcagcactccattaagggaactcacgaaacaaaattgcatttttcaatggtcccaagactgtcaggcctcttttgaaacaattaaaaacgaactctgctcaacaaccaccatggcctattttgatccagctcttcgaactgaactgattgtggacgccagtcccatgggactgggtgcaattttagcacaatacaaggatgacagTCAAAGTCCCCACAtaatttcttatgcaagtaaaagcttaacaagcactgaaagaaagtattcgcaacctgaaaaagaaagcttggcagtcgtctggggatgtgaacactttcacttatttctctatggagctcccttcactattgtcacagatcatcaagctctccttacaatgaaatcccagagctaaaatgccggcaaggattgaacgatggggtctacgtctacaggactacaattacaaaattgttcacaaacctggaaaatacagcaatccggctgattatctctcaagacatcctacggatgatgatttacctgtgcattcctccattgaagaatacatccacTTTGTTACAGCTCATGCcgtgccaaaagcactttctgttgatcagtttgtgaatacaacaacaagtgacaagacactctgtgccttaatacaaattatccaaaacagaaggtggcatgaaattcaaaagaaaaaatttcctgaagatgggattgatctgaaggagttaaaactattttcaaatgtacgtgaggaattatcagtcactgaagaccaactcatccttcgtggtaccaaactgtttatacctaaggccttgcgcaacctagtcatacagatagcacacgaaggtcatctaggaattgttggcacaaaaaagttactcagagaaaaagtgtggttcccaaatatggataaattggtggaagagaagattagacattgctccacttgtcaattaattactccatcgtcaactctagagccattacaaatgtctccgttgcccactgctgtatgggaggaagtggcagtcgacatatatggaccattaccaaatggccaatacattctagtaacaattgatgaatattctagataccctgtcatttcattcatctcttcaacgtctgctaatagtgtcataccagaactggatgacatattctctgcatatggcattccaagagtggtcaaaacagataatggacctccattcaatggacatttgtttgcacagttttctgaatacttggggttcaaccacagaaagatcacaccttgctggccgcaagctaatggaatTGTAGAACGTTTCATGcacaccatggggaaacgaatcaaggcagctagcctggagcacaccccactgaaacagtcactatacaaattcatgcacaattaccgcaatacgccacattccaccactaatgctgctccatctcatctaatgttcagcagaactcttcgtacacggatccctgatgtgaccagtcatcccagacattaccctacacgggaaagaagggctccatcgagatttattgaagagatataatttaaaaaaaggggggaattagacaatacagacatatggcttttcttggacattttcgtgttgttgcattgtcaatatttgttttaggttgttaatatatatatttaaaaaaaaaaaaaagagggctgatgtaatgtataagaattagatctgtctctttaagaaagtgaaggcgggagttgagtttagtttcagtttctgttatagcctgaggagaagatgttatgctgtgtgctggaggaaaagaggagaagaataaaatacagttaaagcttactctctcttaaattccttacaccgtgtggatgctACAGGTGGGGCTAGAcgaatggtccgtgtggtgtctgagTTTTTTTCGTACTCATatgcttgcattggtgagtctcagacGATATACGCTGTGGTGTGACTCGTGGtcgcgtggttaatgggaggtatgtgtcacagggatggatgctccctgcgatgcaacctggAGTATTTTGTCTGtagtgcacatgagcactaaagatatcatttagtgcacctgggtccgggttgcgggtagctatgaaagatgggagggtctggctacccacatatacctcacctctgagtgggggtgctcactgtacccttttccctgcaggagtttgaggacctgcagtgatgtcatgatcacgtgacagtgcatgtgatgttacctcacctgtgggtatGGTTTCAGGCtacctaatggaggtgtgtttggcacatgttagtgagtgtttgggagtctgccagtgtggacagacttccatgtgtccaggctggacactacagagtaCTCTGTGTATTGAAAGGGAGAAACccttctgtgtctgtggcttcagatagagcctgagtgccGGACATTGCACAGCCCGTGTGCCTTCAggcctgagagagcagagctcttctatggacattaatgctgtgtcaGCCTGATGTACAAGTACAGActgtttacctttttgttgctgccttggtggtttatggagcaaaaaaACCCacatggtgtaataattataggggataactcaggagactctttgcatggaacaagacaactacaggcacagttttataagtggtaatgtctatattatcacacggtgattcaaacaggtgcagagagaaactcaagtccacaacacttggtgtaaatatgaaacgcagcttaaacagtctatagggaacttcagaggaaaatgcaatcacgcagaaagtcaatgaagcacaattattcttgaggatacttgacacgaataagtccttgttttagtccaaacacagatagctatgcttataaggcagttcaaataatatcttagcacaaccagggaggcctgggtaatagtctcaggtttttgcagagcagcaacagcttacatgtccaacaaatgcagatggaagtaaacacgagcagcagatgaaggaggattactggaaactggtgtatgcagcaggaactcagagcagagcagcaggatcaccacataggttcacaggagcagttatacagccagggagtcaacagggtcaggagctggatgcaaggcgaatactctagcacagactgaaggctggggtggagttttatagcaggaagacacagtgcacatgagaccaaagacgccatcttggaaaaggacagtaatgcacaaaaggtaataaaaatgttcagagtcctgacacatggacattgaagagaatgcgcctcctgtttcctcctacgcatccgagtgagtacaatccttacaatgcgtactgcgattttacacgcacgtcgaatgcgcctgagaaaaaatacagtgatgtgagctgccccatagattaacactggtccgagtgctatggaaTATTTtcccgcatagcactcgtccgtattctacggtagtgtgactccagcataAGAAAGTATTCTCCCCATACAGCATCACATGCAAAAGAgaactttttttattaaaaatatatatgggTGTATCAGTTATACTCTTCTTCTTCTCATCACCTTCATATTTGCTCCATCTTATTCAACCCCCAAACCAGACTTGTATATCACAATAATTGGCATTACGTTTTGCCCCCTATCACAAGTTTGCTGCCTAGGTGTaacccttaaaagggttgtccactactaggacaactccttcatGAGAAAAATGTtttgccccaataaaataataaagcttatactcaccgccAGTGCCGATGCCGTTCCCATGGTGTCGACACTCGTGGTCCTGGGGCCCTTTTGCGATGCTGTGACACATGATGCAGGTgctcaatcagcactggcgtcactgcctCTGCCTTCAgaaaaatcgaacatgaagaggaagtccgggctgcagctgctcAGGGTcttcttcttaacccctttctgccattggatgtactattccgtccatgtggggtgggccctaattcccaaggatggtatagtacgtccagcgcgatcggccgcgctcacggggggagcgcggtcgatcgtggccgggtgtcagctgcctatcgcagctgacatctaggACTATgtaccaggagtggtcacggaccgcccccggcacattaacccctggcgcaccgcgatcaaacaagatcgcggtgtgccggcggtacagggaagcattgcgcagggaggg from Ranitomeya variabilis isolate aRanVar5 chromosome 3, aRanVar5.hap1, whole genome shotgun sequence includes:
- the HIVEP3 gene encoding transcription factor HIVEP3 translates to MEPEKGQKSTRKLEEGVRKRPNKGNEVQGTVSSAEDYKVGGQEELPHPRPFTGSLKIAREGPPRRVGRSCKPNVPLLGQLHVPKSQPASPAFMAPRVDTEHGQESQLCQMVDPIQSGPSRSFSSSASHPRHSRPLEEPTHKAYIQRPNQVSIKQADEPPKKKKPQKPGKYICQYCSRPCAKPSVLQKHIRSHTGERPYPCVPCGFSFKTKSNLYKHRKSHAHRIKAGLASEISVETYPSNLEIERLGEEIDDPSEGESTDSEDETSTMSNLVELSPQQKHHLSTCATKVVSRYQGAAHDLFSLSQQHISQTSAESLTFTEPSSEFIQKSEDTHSIKQKLALRLSERKKASEEQTFLSPGSKGSTESGYFSRSESAEQQISPPNTNAKSYAEIILGKCGRIGQRTAMLASPPLLGAAEEKTTMSSMSVPRTQVIEHITKLITINEAVVDTSEIDSVKPRRSSLSRRSSIESPKGTLYRDSFQFDAKSPGFICQQDTKSFSEKTKAEHSFSSLLQSHSSTDTVPLLRSHSMPSSASTASSPHPFRASYSFDDQIVDSEALSHTHVISSHPRLLKRQPAIELPIGMDYTLEDSLTGKDTSLNTSEDMLEKESEVPKKSKKGGRVKGLNYECNICGALYKKRGNYETHKKYYCSELHILTPPSLSSQSSVEIRKELSEQEELHQVLSYKLGPSLELSTLRKRRKVKSLGDDEEPQVADWSEYPTSATALESHFATSSTSMTLCTDATKQFGVRSESISLSDVDSKEKTVISKEISVIQHTSSFEKSESIEKKSSLDEEDLTPARISVRPHPQSSHPLQPKLVRQHNIKVPEILVTEELDKPEVDIEDPPKEQEKVEEFHWPQRSETLAQLPAEKLPPKKKRLRLAEMAQSSGDSIFESMSLTRSPSQDSSLSHASSHSVSFDREEGSKSEVLGLLSEGSTKTLGHHMLTVPSHHHHMREMRRSASEQTPNISHTPQVSENRSKSFDYGNLTSSTSMPTAQERRKCFSLRQTSLCRHVELEPELSPHDWKELDKPSTSSQVLDMGSHEQSSRISTEEQKSSPSQTPQNQRPVHSDQTEKSYLSQQLSIFPIQPLLHVPQHVSERLPSQIMSNISAPFSLQPISNSVFHNPPIPLQKVLLHPDHLQIPQHLTSHTLDIPFRPHSPFLHIPYSASSSLPHTFFMPIQPQFGLPVSAQVGCHYPQIKPEFSPPLCVATLPPSKDYFSESIHPPSHSPVGLEPSAQVALSHAEPVVSLVVPVRIQTHMPSYGNAMYTTLSHMLVTPPPCNPSSLVIHKISDVRSKGIHGFDLPSILPKDNSIVSEIPSLYVPFPKTNPSSYIPLTSVESVLGFDGSSSSVGGSKRMLSPAGSLELTMETQQQKRVKEEDDPDDRVYKPQSVLDHSRSPNITALIFTPQNRSELLTPTTPTILEPLTVQEGPKIQLVPITLGQSHLQEEHIKEDTGIKEEKDDKGLLVSASSGTTPIHATGSHEEAEAKKVPAFPTLHTTTNVSWCYLNYVKPNHMQQNDRRASVYSSWCISLYNPNLPGITTRVAISLLRSKQKISSDIYTTANAPQPDSSVTPSRTGKPKMTEAHIPNQAQETSIASKDEEKRVKSEDPGPAAKRGEPSRVRIFEGGYKSNEEYVYVRGRGRGKYVCEECGIRCKKPSMLKKHIHTHTDHRPYVCKHCNFAFKTKGNLTKHIKSKVHSKKCQELGLIPPSLADLDAEEGTSDERWLESDVVEEHQFSDLEDSDDEEDSDGDEEEDENEDECQEEKNTDLSPSSVTSYSPNEPRQNPDNTDTTSVSQFSSQLQTSESSGKDSQALMVSNQTLSQELVPHRQWSPGKDLGSSWAGPSRRHHLEKRESSPKCFSPTGCTSPRRGMSPCQRLPSAREVSPLRCVSPQQLSPHRSLSPRAYMSPERGSSPPVRHLPPSSEVTSLRYAAFRGGLASPPQYPSPGREESNLTRINAQTHLKAQHGIFPSRAQPHRTSEHLEMSGSKKLGPSIFPAQQRTFYSPLTLHTLPRSGENLYTHLPLHSQYLQRTPYPMIPIGGIQMVQARPSPQHSLVGPMLSELHVEGPYKEPLQGESEQLRTTRREEEDRVMSTPSTAQQSSPTPSTYCQTACTSSPPPGTPHSLTGSQKEENEEVEG